cctccatctctccccctactctatatcccctctcctcccttccaacTCCTACTCTTCAtctttactcctcctcctctcctccatctccatctccacctctccctctcctccctccccctcttgctCTATACAACCCctacctccccaccccccctctacctctctcttccctggctctctctcttttccctctcatctgtctttctctctctctctgtccatctccccctcctcctcctactcctccatccttcactctttccttcctctcctcctctcgtccttatccccttcctctcctactctttcactccgtttcttctctctctctctctctctctctctctctctctctctctctctctctctctctctctctccgcgccTTGTAAAGCGTGACCACAGACATGGCATGGCCCAGAGTCAGTGCATTAACACCAATCCCAGCCTCACCACATGTGACAGACTCAATCACACTCGCATAACAAGTGACATTTGGACAGCAGGAAGGGGGGCTGTTATCGTTACATTCTAACTGAACGTGTCCACTAAAAGTGACCCGAGTGAGGGAAGCCATTTGTTGTCTTGCACACAGAGGACCACGGCAGGCGAACTCTCGTCAGAAACATGTTCTGAAATGCAGAAAAATACAGACTCCTTGTTGAAACAACTGATTAGTTTGTAATGAAGTTTGCATGTCATGTAGTAACCGTCAAGCGGATAAAGCGCTctgttaagcctggctcaaactacacgactatcgcgccgattctcggctgaaaacccctcttacgacaatcgctggaacgttaccccccaggaccatcgcaagcgattgtcgggaaagatttcctcatcgtgcgacgttctgagatagaactttggcaggtcaaagagtcgccgatcgcaaatcgtagaaatcaaacagtgtttgatatttgcgactggaaatagaacgtcgggcattgtctgggtggctgcgagcagcgacaagattgacagttgcgattctcttctagtgtgcggtgcaccccgacgccaaaatcggacacacaatcgctagtcgtgtagtttgagccaggcttaaggagGGTCGGAGAATTGAGGACCACAGCGAATTCACCGGGGGCAAAGCGATTTgggcgaccagagtgaatttcagtGACTAAAAGTCAACTAATATTATGGTTacgagctatgacgcggttcggcaaaaaACAATTAGAATGGtcatatcttcgaatgtcccagactgacaagccagagctgttatgtgataaCCTGAATCAATCATGTCAATATCATGCCCAGAGCGAAtatacagcaaattcatggtgaaacttcttcaaaGGCCTCGGCTACTTGGCCGAGTAGCGCTGTTACTTTGGGATTATTTAGGTTAATTTAGAGGAGCATCATGAGGTGACGTGGATAATCTAATCTATGAAGATTAGCTATGAGGCGGGGCAGCCACGGCTCAATGGTCAGTGCGCTGGTCTttagattagagggttgcaggttcaaatcccgcaCTCACCAGAACGCTCATCCGTCGCTGAATACACATAACATACAcataaccccacaatgctccagggcctctaaccaataccctgtacctaaataactgtaagtcgctttggatgaaaagctttagctaagtgtaatgtaatatataattgACTAATTGGTTCCAATTGAAGAATGTGCTTCCAGGTGAATAGCAAATGGTAAGTCAGGTTGGAGCTTGTGCAAACTTTTGTAATAACGATCTTGAAACAATCAATCTAATCCTGGTGGGAGTGGGACATTCCCACAGAGTTAAAACAACTTTCACAGAAGCTTGGgaacagatggagagagcgagcgatAGAGTCAGTCAGAGTTGGGAGGATGGatggcgagatggagagagagagagagcgctggagACGGAGAGCGTGTGATTTTGTCATTTTACTTGTGTGAGAAAATCGCAAGTGTAGGTTGTCCATGCATTATGTTGTTTTgtctacgcgtgtgtgtgtgtgcgtgtgtgtgtgagagagcgagagagtggggGGTGTGGTGACCTATAAAGTGCGGTGAGAGATGAAGGCTGTTTTTAACTTGAATTCGGGACATTAGTGCCATTGGCAGCCTGTTTTAATGTGTGGTGACATTGGCTTTTATGCAGTGTGTGACTGCACCCCCCCATACACGTACATCGTACATGcgcttccgctctctctctctctctctctctgtctctctctctctctctctctctctctctctctctctctctctctctctctcgcgcgttcTCTCTCAGAGCAGattatttttaatgcatttgagAAAATATTGTGTATTTCACTCGCAATATACAAAAGTAGTCATTACAAGACCACATGTGACATGCTCTCATTTAGCTATAAACTCAtgtcaacacacatacacgcctttcactgtttctctctctctctctctctctttctctctctctctcacacacacactgctgccctcAGACATTGTTCCCAGAGAAGGCTGCCTAACCGAGCCTTTCCACGCCAGTGCTATTAACAAGAGTGTGTGAGAAAGCGCTGCCTGTACTGTCGCGGCATAGCAGCTAAATATGAacttgtgtctgcatctgtgtgtagtactgtatgaTGTCTACCACCCTCaaactgcgtgtgtttgtgtgtggtgtgcgtaagTGAGTGAGTAGATGTGTGTGATATCGCCCAccctcaaggtgtgtgtgtctgtgtctgtgtgtgtgtctgtgtctgtgtcagtgtcagtgtcagtgtgtgttgcgTTCGTGCGTTTTTGTgttcacgtgcgtgcgtgtgtataccaGGTATAAGTCGTCTCCCAGCCGCCTGTGTTTGTGCGCTGCAGTTCCGTACCTAATCATCTGTGTCTGGGAGAAATTGTTTACGTCTCCCTCTGGGAGACACACTAcaactctttttttttcactaattttgtttatttcattgttgtttctttttattgCTTCCTTCCAATGATGGTTTTCCTCAGTGATTTTTCAAAGTCCTTTTGATTTTCTCTGTGAGAATTGGGGTTTACTAGAGCTCCAATGGAGCCAACAACTAATGTCAGATTAATATGTTGTTAAGGGCGCTCTGTATTGACAGCATTGAACCCATAAGTCTAGAGCTAGAATCTAGATGAACACGGGCCTGtttctatctttgtgtgtgtgtgtgtgtgtgtgtgtgtgtgtgtgtgtgtgtgtgtgtgtgtgtgtgtgtgtgtgtgtgtgtgtgtgtgtgtgtgtgtgtgtgtgtgtgtgtgtgtgtgtgtgtgtgtgtgtttgcattttgcGGAGTGTCTAAAGTATATGCATGTGTctttatacatgtgtgtgtgtgcgccatagTTATAGTGTTTCTCTACAGTAGCAGTGTTAGGAGGGGGGGGCTCTGCTTCTTGTTTTGTTGATGTTATTTACTAGTAATGAAAGTTGTCTGATCCCCACTAAGAGTAATGAAGTAGTCTCTTATGTCGCCTGCGTCATTCGGCATGGGAAagtcgtgtgtgtctatgtgtgtgtgtgtgagcgtcattTCGTTTAACGCGACCACTAATAAAGTCTTGCAGCCATTTAAACTCCACTCATATAAACTGCAGCCCTCTGAGCCTTGCTCTGGGCTggcacctgccacacacacacacacacacacacacacacacacacacacacacacacacacacacacacacacacacacacacacacacaaacacacacacacagtcactaactGCTCAGccatactctttctttctttctttctatccttttttttctttcttttgtatatcttcatttcttttctttctttctttttcatctctttctttcttctatacATCTTTCTTTTGTAtatttgtctttctttgtcttttctttgtcatttttcttccctctctttttccttgaCAAATATAttatgtctctcacacacacacacacacacacacacacacacacacacacacacacacacacacacacacacacacacacacactaggggtcgaccgatacaggtctTTTAATGGCCAATGCAATAccgatgtttttttcccatcacccttggccgatacccgatttccgatacccgatatttggggccgatttgggttttttaaaaaaaggttacaaaattacaaatattccaggtctcaagttaaaaataaacattcctttaacattatcaaattgaggtagaatttaaacacccactctaacaatcaagtaatgtctaacaatcaagtaataaaaaaatcaaGTGTCGTGGTGCTTTTAAagaaacccgaatgacataaaataataaatattgcgtatcggccaaaaccacacgtgtatcggccgataccgatacacttaaaaattgcaaatatcgccccgataccgatatatatatcggtctatccttaacacacacacacacacacacacacacacacagacatgtgcacacacgtgcacacacatacacatctttcTATAACtcttacacacactttctctctctgtctctctctctctctctctctctctctctctctctctctctctctctctgtgtctctctcacagacacacacacacacacacacacacacacacacacacacacacacacacacacacacacacacacagtgatggccAGCGCAAATACTGCGaaacagattgtgtgtgtttgtaaagtgGAACATctgctaacacaaacacacacgcccttAGCGGCACTGCTCAATCGCTAAGCGATCTGACGGCTAAATGGAGGTCGTTGTCTACATCTGACACTTAATTATTTTCTCAATCTCAGACACTTCAGTACTGTTTTAGCACCTCGGGGACccggtttcacacacacacacacacacacacacacacacacacacacacacacacacacacacacacacacacacacacacacacacacacacaatgcgcgtTTTTAGCACCTCTGGGACCTCCTTGTTTCCTGGTTCAACACGACACGCTGTAACGCGATTGGCCATGCCTTGTTCAGTGCTGAACGGCCCCGGCTTAATTGAACATGATAAAGTGTGGAGTTAATTACCTTTTACTGTTGTCAATCAACCCTCAGGGGGCGTGTTTTCAAGggggagggtgtgcgtgtgtggctgtccCCCTGCCCCAGGCACAGCTGTCACCCTTGTTGTGTGCCTTGTTGCCTGAGTTTAtatgctacgtgtgtgtgtgtgtgtgtgcatgtgtgtgtgtgttcaacacaaTGGTGGAATCGTCCCACGGGAGCAGTTGTGAAGGATGGACAATTGGCTTTTTCAACAGAGACTTCACTGATGTTACTGTTACGCTAATAAACAAAGACATGGGCAGGTTTCGGACCTCGCCGGCATTTTGACTTGCTGATtggatctgtttgtgtgtgataatGGGGAATGATGGCTCTTTGTGTGAATTGTATAGGGGAGGGAAAAGCTGTTTAAATTTGAGTGAAAGTTAAGTCGTAAGACCCTGGGCCCTTAACTCTGGCGTTTGTGAGTGGGAGCCTTTTGACTTCATGGGATGAGACTGGCCACATATTCAAACAAAACATTTTGACATTTAATATCTGATTATCTCAAATGTTGATCCATTCACTCCAATTCAAAATCCATAGGTATTGCACCTATACTGCTCTATGAAACTGGGCGGCTGACTattgcctaatttgatcttttcattaatatttacaaagtaataaactgatatttactagtatgatcaaggTACAGTAAGctatgcagctaaaaatgtctatttctagaatttcaaaatggcagaccatggagaaaatccccttttcatgtatgaaaagtgccattttcacaGCCATaataaatggggaaaaaaagacagtttACCTTTTAAGGATGGATATACATTCTTTTAGGTTTTGTTATTACAGAGATCTGATGATTTTATATTTGACTTGAGAAACATGAGCACGAGAAGCATTCTTAGTTTTCTTAGTACATCAGTAAGCATAATGCCTATTTGAGTGGAATGTGTGTGCCCTGCTCCTGTGTGTGCTAGGTGTGGGAGCTGCCAGTCTGGCCAAGCTGACGTTCATGgtggggggagcagaggaggagttcAAGGCAGCCCAGGAGCTCTTCGCCAGCATGGGGGATAACGTGGTCTACTGCGGAGAGGTTGGAGCCGGACAGGTATgggtgcaagcacacgcacgcacgcagcacgcgcgcacgttgttgttaccagaatcaTGTGGAATATTTGGATTCTGTCAACATGATAATCCAGTGTTTTGTGACTAATTGTGTGTAAACTGGTCGTGCAAATGGAATTTATTGTAGGAAATAAAGAAAATGTCCCTGACATGTTTGCCATGTCTTGCGTGCTGTCTCTTTCAGGCTGCCAAGATGTGTAATAATTTGCTGCTGGCCATTGGAATGATTGGCACGGCAGAGACCATGAACCTTGgaatcaggtacacacacacacacacacacacacacacacacacacacacacacacacacacacacacacacacacacacatacacacacacacacacacacacacacacacacacacacacacacacacacacacacacacacactctcacacacacacacacactcactcactcactcactcactcactcactcactcactcactcactcacacaaacgcacacatgcacatacaagaaTACACATACCAGTACACGCACACCTAAACAGAATAGAAACGGTTAATTTGCAAAAATGCAATAATTGGGGTATCAGTCCAGAGACCAGTATGCTGCGGCTTATAAGTCAAATACTGTCTAATCTAAACAGGGCCtcagagtatacacacacacacacacacacacacacacacacacacacacacacacacacacacagaagcaaccccattttacacacacatgtacacgcacacagaagcaaacccattcttacacacacacacacacacaaacatgctctgagtgacactgtctctctctgcaccatTCCATTTCTTCtcactctttcattttctctctcggtctctgtctctctctctctctctctctttctctgtctctctgtctccccccctctctcttttcagcTTATATCTCAATtactcccccccctacgcacgtgcacacacacacacacacacacacacacacacacacacacacacacacacacacacacacacacacacacacacacacacacacacacacacacacacacacacacacacacacacacacatagatgttgTATGTTTGTGTAGATAATTGAACTTTGTGAAATCAAGGGTCTCTGTGTTGCCACTTAAAGGAGTATTAGCATGggctgtgtgatgtggtgtgatgtgtgagcggggagcggagaagagaggagaggagaggcgttaTTGAAAAACCAGCCACACGACTTAATAACTCCACCAGCACCTGCTACTGctgcacccccaacacacacacacacacacacacacacacacacacacacacacacacacacacacacacacacacacacaccatcttgttTGCATGTGGAGCAAGTTGTCCTGTTAAACAGCTGAGTGCagtgcctccttctctctctctctctctctctctctctctctctctctctctctctctctctctctctctctctctctctctctctcactctccctctctctctctctctctctctctctctctctctctctgtgtcactctctctctctctctctctctctctctctctctctctctctctctctctctctctctctctctctctctgcctctctctctctcactctgtctttctctccctccctctctctccctctcccactctctgtctctctctctctctctttctgcctccccCTATCtgctacccccctccccctctctccctccctccatccctctcctctcccctcctctcctcctctgctgagaGGGGAGTGATTTGTGATGTGTCTTCCAGGCAGGCTGATAGGGAGCCCTTGCAGCCACTGACCCGGAACCAAAAGGGGGAGGGTGTGAAACATATGTCaccagcaccgcaccgcaccacgctctgcctccctctctttctcttgaacacacacacacacacacccacacatgcacacatattagcacacacacacacacacacacacacatccacacatgcacacatattaacacacacacacacacacacacacacacacacacacacacgcacacacacacacatgcacacatattaacacacacgcacacacacacacatgcacacatattaacacacacacacacacacacacacacacacacacatccacacatgcacacatattaacacacacgcacatatggtCGCAAAGGcaaagcgcacacacatgtaaaagAGGAAAGGCTGTGCTTTATTCTTGTTGTAGTGTTCAGAGAGCATGGGGTGatggtgattttgtgtgtgtgagagagtgtttaaGGTATGCAATGGACTTGTTCGATCAGAATGTGTTCATAGCATGGATGGTGTGAATATCACATTTACTCTTAGCTGGTCATGTAAAATGTAATATACAAATGTGCTTTTGTGCATACAAAACACCCATAGTCAAGTTAACGCCATATACAATATTTTTTAATTTCCCTAAAATACAATGCACATGTGAGGTCCAGTAGGAAAAGCATTACAtactttacatacacacacacacacacacacacacacacacacacacacacacacacacatgccagtatCTTGTTGAGCAAGCAAGGTGATTATATCCATGATATAAGTGGTGGTTAAGTGGGAATTATTGAATCAACCACACCTTCCTGTCAGCCTACAGGCCAGGCAGTGAAGCGCTTGTGGAGAAATTGGGGGAGTGTAACCATGTCTGTGTCCATTGCCGTCAGACAAAGCAGTTTGATAACCACATCAATGGATTGGTTCTGGTGATGTCGGCATTTCTAGACGCTTGTTACTGCCACATTCTCTTGAATATTTGCACACAAAACACCCCGAGGTGCCATCGATGCAAGCTCCACTTTAAAGAAACCCTCTGTAGATTTTATGTATAAAATGAAGGAAATCAATATCATATTCTACTTCActtttttccttcctcttcaTGTGAATTCGTTTCATGCCAGTTCATATGAACAACATTATTTAGTCTGTATGTTTAAAATATCAACTAATATGCCCATGTTACCTCGCCATGGTCTCGTGTGTATGACTGTCTGGCATTTTGTCTCATGTGGAGGTGGGAGGATATGTCTACATCTGATGCCATgaaaattatatatattttcaatttccttttaTGTGAAATCTGTTCTCTTTTTTATTGATTCCTATAATGTGTATTGATTTTACCTGTATGTAGCCCCCTCCTACTCTGTGCGGACTCATGAGGCACTGATCCGTCCTCCTGTGTGCTATTAGGTTTGATCAGAACCTCAAGCTTCatactaaatattagtttattattttagtaaatactcatgaaaagatcCTGCATAGTGCACCTTTTAAGCTTCATACTCTGAATGCTTTTAATGCACAATGACTCCTCATACATGCTTCATAATGTCTCGACATAGCATATTTGGCTACATGTGGCATTCATTTCCCATCTTGAGATCAATGAAGAACATCTCTAAGAACTATTCCTCCATTCAACCACATCGAAAACATAGCGTACTATACAGCGTATTATAACGCCTAATGATAATATAATGTATCCCCGTTGTATTTTACATATAGTATGACATACATTGTCTCCTACTCTGCATAGTGTAGACGTGTATAATATTTAATGTCGCTTAAGTTTCAAAATGTAAATTCAATGACTGGcagcctggattcattagttacaatccagtgccacgtaggttgcccatcactgggtATGATGTAGCATACAGTGTCTTTTATGTATAAAAAATGTCTGTAATGTGCAGAGTTTGTATAAAGTACAGGTAAAGGTACTCTCGGATATGTaattattacaacactagtatgaTATTGAAAGAAACCATGTCATGTCATACTACTAGTGCTGCAATTACATTTACTTAATACTACTCTCGGgtatgtttctcgaaagcgtagttgttagctagttagttgccaatgggaatttgcaaaagcaaacagcaaagtagctaatggtAGCTAATCAACTATGTAAACTAGCTAAAAGTAGCTAatcaactatggttttgagaaatgcacccctggtaatGTACTGTATCTCATGTCTGTTGTCTCCCATGGCTGTTCAGGTTGGGTCTGGACCCCAAGCTGCTGGCCCAGATCCTGAACATGAGCTCGGGCCGCTGCTGGTCCAGCGTCAACTACAACCCGGTCCCCGGCGTCATGGAGGGAGTGCCCTCAGGAAACAACTACCAAGGGGGTTACGGCACCACGCTCATGGCCAAGGCAAGTCATGCTATGGGGTAGACTACGTAGAGTAGCATAGTGTAGTGGAATGGAATAGAAATTACTATCACTGCAGCTATGGCACTAAACTCGTGGCCATGGCAAGTCATGCTGTAGAATAAAATTAAGTAGTCCATTTATCTCTAGTCTTTTTTTATATaatttcttctctccttcctgtctttcctctccagcacattgaatgacaatttatATTGATGATGTCCTATAAAATATACTATTGCTGTTGCTGTGGCGCCGTCTCTAGTGACAAAAGGACATAAACAAGCAATACGTAAATGTAGAAGAACAGAGTCAAGAAAGATGAGACAAAGTTGGTGCAGCCAAGGTGTTCGACAGTGCTGAGTTAAGTGAGTGGTGACTAGGTTTGTTTACGCATCATGCTAGCTCGTTCGCACCATTTAAGGTGTAGGTGTCAAGTGTCCTatcatgtatgtctgtctgtgtgtagttaGATCAGATTATGCTTTATTTAAACAAAGGAAAAAGAAattattatttgtgtatgtgtgtgcaggaccTGGGTCTGGCCCAGACGACGGCCACAAACACCCGTACTTCCATCCCCCTGGGGGCGCTGGCGCACCAGATCTTCCGCGTGATGTGCGCACGCGGCTACGCTAGCAAGGACTTCTCCTCCGTCTTCCAGTTTCTCCGTGAGGCTGAGGAGGAGGGCCAATAGGGAACGAGTGCCCGGGCCACGGCCCCGCCCAGTCATTGTCACTCACTCAGCCATGTCGTCTATACTACTTTCGCCATTGtctcattttgttttcttttttttttcaatctgtttttttttttcgttgtgTGTGATATCGCTATGCTACCAaaatgatttttttctctctctctctctctctctctctctctctctcgctctctctctctctctcgctctctctcttttgtttaacTTAAAACACATGGAGGTTTGAATAGCCCGCCCCGTCATCGCCCACTATGTCTACTACTTTCgccggtttctttttttttatctgtgttttttttcttttgtgaacAACATTGCTATGCTACCAAaatgtttctccctctcttttgtttAACTTTAAAAAATTGTGGCGGTTCGAAATGGCCACCACACTGCCAgactgtgaaagtgaaagccatcCTGATCAAGTGTTTCAAATACAATTATATATGACGGAAAACCGTTCACAAGTGAGTAACGGttctgatgatggtgatggagtTGATCATGTCGTTCTTTGTCATGAAGTTGGCGGTTGAAATAGTTGGTTCCCGATGCTGTTTAATTATGATGGTTATGTCATGATTGTTTGAGGATTTTtcatcatgtgtgttttcaagccTCTTCGTCTTCTCAAGACTGCCCTGCCAAGTGTACAGTCGTCCTACCTGTATAGTGGCCTCACTCTACAGGCATATTACCTGTACAGTCCTCTCACCTGTATAAAAAATAACCTGTTGGGTCTTTCTCAATGGCCCGTGGATCACTGAGGAAGACACTTCACCCACTCTGCCGACCTATTCAATGACCAAGGACCAAAACACAACTGTTACTGTTACTTATTATCACACGAATACTTAATCATGTTACCTTGCCACGTTACACACGGTTTTCCTTGAGCGGAGGAAGTGGAAGCGCTCCGATAAGGCCTCCCTCGGCATATGTTGGATGCTGTCAGTCGAACAAACAACAACTACAAGCCCCGGTCATTACAGCCCATTTGAGCCAATCGGGGCTTCAGGGATCCGTTGAGTGACATATACCTCAACCTTTATTTACTGTTTCAATTCAGTAGCCTCAGTGTACCTGTACGGTACGGTTATACCTCAACTTTACTACGTCATCCTGTTTACCGCATTGCTATCTGGCCACTCTCTTCACTTCTACCCCCTCGCGGCTCTGCATGCTTGTATATATAATCTACACAGGCACATTAACCCCGTAAACGCCGTCGTTTTGCCGGTATGCATGTACATATGTATAGTTTGTTTGAATTATTGTTAAAGACTCTCAGTTTAGTTGGTTTTTCGAAACCAGTTTATTAGGCGTAAACTGGTTGGTCGTGAGGTACAAGTTTATTATTATGTCATCATCCTGGACATGAAGCACTTATCTACATTTTTGGGGGGTTGGAAATGGAATAAAGGAACATAATGTGACCAGTATGCTTCGTTATTTGTTTCATCTCATTTATTTCTTTGTCATAAAAATAAAGTGTGTCTTTAGTCTTTTCAGACATGTAttacttaacccattaagacactacccctgttataaattagctgttaccaaaatggcaattaccaggtcataatgtattactaaacaccctgtgcactgtcatagcggTGTAGTGCTATGCTAGTTGGTTTTTTTAGTGTCTATTACAATGTCCCAGTGGCGGGAAAGTGTCAATGGCCCTGTGTCATGTGAAGGATAGTACAGCAGtttagtcttttcaatgactactagTGTGCATTATAAGGCAACATTATGTGTttaccagaggtggccaaagtaacaGCAGAAGTAAATTTATAGTGTAAGTAGTACAACAGTTGCACATGAAGAAAAATTTGACCCAGCACCGAATCGGGTAGGGTACGTCGCtctatagtaactgtagacctgatactcagtgaagttacctgTGCTGGAAAGG
The Engraulis encrasicolus isolate BLACKSEA-1 chromosome 20, IST_EnEncr_1.0, whole genome shotgun sequence genome window above contains:
- the hibadha gene encoding 3-hydroxyisobutyrate dehydrogenase a, encoding MAALLRGSWKSLRRCSKHAYWSHGLSRSMASKTPVGFIGLGNMGTPMAKNLLKNGYPVIATDSFPESCKELQDQGAQILDTPADVADKADRIITMLPSSPNVIDVYTGPNGILKRVKKGTLLIDSSTIDPSVSKLMAIAAEKAGSVFLDAPVSGGVGAASLAKLTFMVGGAEEEFKAAQELFASMGDNVVYCGEVGAGQAAKMCNNLLLAIGMIGTAETMNLGIRLGLDPKLLAQILNMSSGRCWSSVNYNPVPGVMEGVPSGNNYQGGYGTTLMAKDLGLAQTTATNTRTSIPLGALAHQIFRVMCARGYASKDFSSVFQFLREAEEEGQ